The Burkholderia mayonis DNA window GACAAGCCCGCCGATCTGATCGTCACGCCGGAGACGGCGATCGCGGTGCTGATCCAGGAGCTGCCCGAGCCGTTCGCGCGCGCGGTGCGCAATTTCAGCGACACGACCGACACGGCGGTGCTGTTCGGCGCGGTCGGCGGCACGGTGACGGCCGATGGCCGGATCGTCGATTACACGAACAGCCTGTACGGCGTGACGCCGCATTCGCGCGACATCTACCGCTACGACAAGCATCATCTGGTGCCGTTCGGCGAGTTCATCCCGTGGGGCTTTCGCTGGTTCGTCGACCTGATGAAGATGCCGCTCGGCGATTTCGCGCGCGGCGCGCCGGTCCAGCAGCCGTTCATCGTGCGCAACCAGCCGGTGATGGCCGACATCTGCTACGAAGACATTTTCGGCGAACAGATCGCGGCGACGATCCGCGACAATCCGGTGTCGCCCGGCGTGCTCGTCAACGTGACGAACCTCGCGTGGTTCGGCGACACGATCGCGCTCGACCAGCACCTGCAGATCGCGCGGATGCGCTCGCTCGAGACGGGCCGGCCGATGCTGCGCGCGACGAACACAGGAATGACGGCCGCGATCGACGCGCAGGGGCGCGTGCTCGGCCAGCTGAAGCCGTACACGATCGGCTCGCTCGACGTGCGGATCGAAGGCACCGCCGGCCGCACGCCGTACGTGACGAGCGGCAATGCGACGGTGCTCGCGCTGTCGCTGCTGCTGCTCGCGTTCGGCTTCGCGTTCGGGCCGGGGCTGCGCCGGCGCGGCTGACGCCGCCGGTGTGGGCGCGCAGCCATCGTCGGCCGCCCGCGCAGACGGCCGGCCTGCTTTCCCGCATCAGCGCGCGCGCTGCGCCCATTCGCACAGATCGCGCGCCGCCTCCTCCATCACCGGCTCCCAGCGCGCGAACGCGCGCTGACGATACAGCGTCGCAGTCGGATACCACGGACTGTCGCGCCGCTCGAGCTGCCACACCCAGTGCGGATTGACGTCGAGCAGCACCCACGTCGGCCGCCCGAGCGCGCCGCTCAGATGCGCGACCGACGTGCAGACGCTCACGACCAGATCGAGCGCGCCGACGTAGGCCGCCGTGTCGTCGAACGTACTCAGCTCGGCGGTTTCGTCGACGATCGGAAAGCCCGCCGCGCGCGCCGCCTCGACATCCGCCGCCGCGCCCGGCTGCAGCGAATGAAACGTCACGCCGCCGATCCCGCCGAACGCGGCGGCATACCGGTCGAGGCCGACGCGCCGGAACGGATTGCGCTGATGCGTGAGGCTGCCCGTCCACGCGAGCCCCACGCGCAGCGGCGCTGCGTCCACCGGCGCCGACGCGGCGAAGCGCTCGCGCCATCCGGCGATCGCCGCGTCGTCCGCGCGCAGATACGGCACGGTGTCGCCGAGCAGCGCGTCGCCAAGTCCGAGCATCCAAGGCGCGCTCATCAGCGGAATCTCATAGTCGAACGGCTGGAGCGCGGCGACGCCGCCGCCCGCGCGATAGCCGTCGACGTGCGCGCCCAGGCTGCGCACGAGCAGATCGCCCATCTGCGGAAACGAATTCCACTCGAGCCGCCCGCCTTCGCGATGCACGCGCTCGGCGAGCGCCGGCACGAAGCGGGCGAACTGCAGCAGGTCGCCCATTCCCTGCTCGCCCCACACGAGCAGCGTCTTGCCTGCGAGCGGCTCGCCGCGCCAGCGCGGGCCGGGCAGCGCGGGCAGCTTGCCGCGCAGCTCGGGCGCGCCGCTCCAGCGCATCTCGTGCTCCGGCCAGCCGGCCGCATAGTCACCGCGCGCGAGATGAATCAGCGCGAGGTTGAAGCGATGCGACGCATTATCGGGATCGCGCTCGCTGACGCGCGCCGCGATGCGTTCGGCGTCGTCCCAGCGCTGTGCTTCCTTGTACGCCATCGCCGCGTTGTTGAGCGCGAGTGGGCTGTCGGGCGCGAGCGCGAGCGCCTTCGCCGACGCCTCGAGGGCGCCCGGCAGATCGCAGCCGCGCAGCCGCGCGATGACGAGATTGATCCACGCGTCGGGCGCCGACGGTGCGTCGGCCGCCGCCCCTTCTAGCAGCGCAAGTTCCTCCGCCGCGTCGCCTCCCGCCATTCGGACGGCAACCGCGAGGTTGTTCTTCAGCGACGGCCACGCGGGCGCGACGGCCAACACTCGTCGGTATGGCGAGATCGCATCCGCATGCCGCCCCGCATACTGCAGCGCGTAGCCGTGATTGAACGCGGCGGCGGGCGACGTCGGCGCGAGTGCGTCGTAGAGGCGCGCAAGTTCGACTGCGTCGTCCGTGCGCCCTGCGCCGACGAGCGCCATCGTCAGTTGCGGGATGGCGGCGTCGTCCACGGGATGCAGCAGGCGGGCGGCCTCGAGCCAGATCGCGCGGGCGTCGCCGCTGGCGTCGAGCGACCGGCGAAGCATCGCGACGAGCGGCGGCACGAGCGGAACATTCGGACTGGATGCGGCTGAAGACATAAGCGATCGTCACGGTGACAGCGTGGCGCACCTCGCGGCGCCGGAAGCGCTCCATCTTACCGGCTCGACATCGCCCGGGCATCTCGAAAATGCGACGAGGGCTTCGCCGCGTCGCCCGGCCGGCATGCGCGCCCGAGCGAATGCCCGACACACGATCCGTCGCGGAGCGCCCGCCGAGCGCCGTCTGCCGCGCGCTGCGTCGAACGTCATGCGCCGCACGCCGCGCGCTCGGCGCAGCGCCGCCGCGCGCCGGGACGCGGCTCACGTCCTCGACATCGCCGGCGGCAAGGAACGTGTCGAGATCGCCGGGGAATCGCGTCGACGCGCCGTGCGCGCCGCCCCGCGCAGCCGCACGTTTTCCCGCGATTTTCGCGCCCGCGAACGCGTATGGAGGGCTGCCCCACCCCGTTCCGGCCGCACCCGTCCGCCGATCCGGTAAAATTGCGTGTTTTAGCACAGACCCAAGCCGCGCGCCGCGCGAGCTGCCGGCGCGAACCTCGCTCGCGCCGGCAGCCCGAAGCAGAGCGCCCAGCGCCACGAAGGCCTCTCATGCTTACGTTTCAGCAAATCATCCTGACGCTCCAGTCCTATTGGGACAGGCAGGGTTGCGCCCTGCTCCAGCCGATCGACATGGAAGTCGGCGCCGGCACGTCGCACGTGCACACGTTCCTGCGCGCGATCGGCCCCGAGCCGTGGCGCGCCGCGTACGTGCAGCCGTCGCGCCGCCCGAAGGACGGACGCTACGGCGAGAACCCGAACCGCCTGCAGCACTACTACCAGTACCAGGTCGTGCTGAAGCCCGCGCCGGAGAACATCCTCGACCTGTACCTCGGCTCGCTGGAAGCGCTCGGCTTCGACCTGAAGCAGAACGACGTGCGCTTCGTCGAGGACGACTGGGAGAACCCGACGCTCGGCGCGTGGGGCCTCGGCTGGGAAGTCTGGCTGAACGGCATGGAAGTCACGCAGTTCACGTACTTCCAGCAAGTGGGCGGCCTCGACTGCAAGCCGGTGCTCGGCGAAATCACGTACGGCCTCGAGCGCCTCGCGATGTACCTGCAAAAGGTCGAGAACGTCTACGACCTGATCTGGACCGAGTGGGAAGAGCCGGGCCCGAACGGCCCCGAGCTGCGCCGCCTGACCTACGGCGACGTCTATCACCAGAACGAAGTCGAGCAATCGACCTACAACTTCGAGCAGGCGAACGTCGACCTGCTCTTCACGTTCTTCAACAGCTACGAAGCCGAAGCGAAGCGGATGATCGAAACGCAACTCGCGCTGCCCGCGTACGAGCTCGTGCTGAAGGCGGGCCACACGTTCAACCTGCTCGACGCGCGCGGCGCGATCTCCGTGACCGAGCGCGCCGCGTACATCGGCCGCATTCGCGCGCTGTCGCGGCTCGTCGCGCAGGCGTACTACGATTCGCGCGAGAAGCTCGGCTTCCCGATGATCGGCAACCCGGTGCCGGGCGTGCCGGGCTTGACCACCGACGCGCAGGAGGCCGCGCAGCCCGCATGGGCGCCGCCGCTGAAGGCCGAACGCAAGATCGATCAGGACTGACGAGATTCTTTACACCATGACGCAAAACCATCCCGCTTCCCTGCTCGTCGAACTGCTGACCGAAGAGCTGCCGCCGAAGGCGCTCGCGCGCCTGGGCGACGCGTTCGCCGAAGGCATCGCGCAACGTCTCGCCGCGCGCGACCTGATCGAAGGCGAGCTCGCCTTCGAACGCTACGCGACGCCGCGACGCTTGGCCGTCGTCGTGCAGAACGTGCGCGCCGTCGCGCCGGAAAAGCAGGTCCGCGAAAAAGTGCTGCCGGTGTCGGTCGCGCTCGACACGGCAGGCAAGCCGGCTGCGCCGCTCGCGAAGAAGCTCGCCGCGCTCGGCCACCCGAACCTGTCGATCGCCGATCTCGAGCGCGCGCACGACGGCAAGGCCGAAGCGTTCTTCGTCAACTACGCGGCGCCCGGCGCGACGCTCGCCGACGGCCTGCAGGCCGCGCTCGACGAAACGCTCGCGAAGCTGCCGATCCCGAAGGTGATGACCTATCAGCGCCCGGACGGCGCCGACGTCCAGTTCGTGCGCCCCGTGCACCGCCTGACCGTGCTGCACGACGAACGCATCGTGCCCGTCTCCGCATTCGGCATCGACGCGGGCGACACGACGCTCGGCCACCGCTTCCTATCGGACGGCCTCGTCGCGATCCAGCACGCAAGCGCGTACGCGGACACGCTGCGCGAGAAGGGCCGCGTGATCGCGCACTTCGCGGGCCGCAAGGACGCGATCCGCACGCAGCTCGACGCGCATGCGCAAGGCGACGAGGTCGTGATGCCGGAGGCGCTCCTCGACGAAGTGACGTCGCTCGTCGAATGGCCCGTCGTCTATCCGTGCCGCTTCGAGGACGAATTCCTGCAGGTCCCGCAGGAGTGCCTGATCCTCACGATGCAGACGAACCAGAAGTACTTCGCGCTCACCGACGCGGCGGGCAAGCTGCGCTCGCGCTTTTTGATCGTGTCGAACATCGAGACGAAGACGCCGAGCGAGATCATCGAAGGCAACGAGCGCGTCGTGCGCCCGCGCCTCGCCGACGCGAAGTTCTTCTTCGAGCAGGACAAGAAGAAACCGCTCGCCGACCGCGTGCCGCTCCTCGCGAACGTCGTTTATCACAACAAGCTCGGCTCGCAGCTCGCGCGCATCGAGCGCCTCGAGACGCTCGCGGGCGAGATCGCGCCCGCGATCGGCGCCGACGCGACGGTCGCGATCCGCGCGGCCCGTCTCGCGAAGGCCGACCTGCTGACCGACATGGTCGGCGAGTTTCCCGAGCTGCAAGGCACGATGGGCACGTACTACGCGCGCCACGACGGCGAGCCGGAAGACGTCGCGATCGCGTGCACCGAGCACTATCAGCCGCGCTTCTCCGGCGACGCGCTGCCGACGACGCCCGTCAGCACGGCGGTCGCGCTCGCCGACAAGCTCGAGACGATCGTCGGCATCTGGGGCATCGGCCTCGCGCCGACGGGCGAGAAGGATCCGTTCGCGCTGCGCCGCCACGCGCTCGGCGTGCTGCGCCTGTTGCTCGAGAAGCAGCTTCCGCTCGATCTCGTCTGGCTGCTGCGCACCGCGTACGAACGTTTCGCGGCGGTGCCGGGCGTCGTCGAATCGACCGACGCGATCTACGCGTTCTTCATCGACCGCCTGCGCGGCCTGCTGCGCGAGCGCGGCTACTCGGCGGGCGAAGTCGATGCGGTGCTGAGCCTGAACCCGACGCGCCTCGACGACATCGTCGCGCGCCTCGACGCGGTGCGCGAGTTCGCGCGCCTCGACGAAAGCGAAGCGCTCGCGGCCGCGAACAAGCGGATCGCGAACATCCTGAAGAAGTCGGAGAGCGGTGCGAACGGCGCGGTGCAGCCGACCCTCTTCGTCGAACCGGCCGAGAAGGCGCTGCACGAGCAACTCGCCGAAGTGACGCCGCGCGTGCAGTCGCAGCTCGAGGCGCGCGCGTACACGGGCGCCCTGTCCGCGCTCGCCGCGCTGCGCACGCCCGTCGACACGTTCTTCAACGACGTGATGGTCAACACCGAGGATCCCGCGCTGCGCGCGAACCGGCTCGCGCTGCTGTCCGCGCTGCATCAGCAGATGAACTGCGTCGCCGACATCTCGAAGCTCGCCGCATAAGCCAGAGGAACCACGCGATGCCGACCAGTCTCAGCAAGAAGCTCGTCATCCTCGACCGGGACGGCGTCATCAACGTCGATTCGGACGCATTCGTCAAATCTCCCGACGAGTGGGTCGCGCTGCCCGGCAGCCTCGAGGCGATCGCGCGGCTCAATCACGCGGGCTACCGCGTCGTCGTCGCGACGAACCAGTCGGGCATCGGCCGCGGCCTCTTCGACATGGCGACGCTGAACGCGATGCATTTGAAGATGCATCGCGCGGCGGCCGCGGTCGGCGGGCGGATCGACGCGGTGTTCTTCTGCCCGCACACGGCCGACGACCACTGCGACTGCCGCAAGCCGCAGCCGGGCATGATGAAGCTGATCGCCGAGCGTTTCGAGATCGATCCGGAGGACACGCCCGTCGTCGGCGATTCGCTGCGCGACCTGCTGGCAGGCGCGGCGCTCGGCTTTCGGCCGCACCTCGTGCTGACGGGCAAGGGCAAGAAGACGCTCGCTGCGGGCGGGCTGCCGGACGGCACGCGCGTGCACGACGACCTGCGCGCGTTCGCGCTCGATTTCCTTTCCGAAGATCACGAGTGATGCCGTCCCGCGCGCATCCTCCCTCACCGTAACGTCACGCCGATGCGCTTCGTCCGCTCCCTGCTGCTTTTCGTCTATTTCATCGTCTACACGGCGCTGTACGCGACCGCGTGCTTCATCGCGTTCCCGTTCCTGCGCCCGAACGCACGCTACTGGATGGCGGCCGGCTGGTGCAAGTCGACGCTCTTCGTCGCACGCTGGCTGAACGGCATCCGGTATCGCGTCGAAGGGTTCGAGAACCTGCCCGACGGTCCCGCGGTGCTGCTGCCGAAGCATCAGTCCGCGTGGGAGACGGTCGCGCTGCCCGCGCTGATGCCGAAGCCGCTTTGCTACGTGTTCAAGCGCGAGCTGCTGTACGTGCCGTTCTTCGGCTGGGCGCTCGGGATGCTGCACATGGTCCACATCAACCGCAAGGACGGCAAGAACGCGTTCGACTCGGTGATCCGCCAGGGCCGCGCACGGATGGCGGACGGCGCGTGGGTCATCATGTTTCCGGAAGGCACGCGCACGCCGGTCGGCAGCCAGGGCAAGTACAAGACGGGTGGCGCGCGCTTCGCGATCGGCGCGGGCGCGCCCGTCGTGCCGATCGCGCACAACGCGGGACGCGTGTGGCCGCGCAATTCGTTTATGAAATATCCCGGCACCGTCACGGTGTCGATCGGCAAGCCGATCGACACGCAAGGCCTCACCCCCGATCAATTGAACGAACGCGTCGAAAACTGGATCGAAGCGGAAATGCGCCGCATCGACCCGGACGCCTACCGGCACGAGCGCGACGGCGCACGCGGCGCCGACCGTGCGTCCGACGCCGCGCGTACCTGAAGTCAAGCGAGTTTCACCCATTGCGCACCGCCAAACGAAGCGAACTGATGCCGAAGCGTCCCAGGCCGCGGCCGGCCGTCGTGGCGCTCGATCACCGCCAGCTCGACCTGCCGCTCTTCGACGGGCCGGCCGCCTCGCCGTCCCCCGCTTCCCCTTCCGCCGTTCCGCCCGCTTCGTCCGTTGCGCCCGCCGCACCCGCTGCGCCACCCGACGCCGACCGCTCCCGACGCCGCACGCTCGCGCTCGACGGCCGCGTGCTCGAATACAAGCTGAAGCGCTCGGCGCGCCGCACGATCGGCTTCGCGATCGACGGCAGCGGCCTCACGATCACCGCGCCGCGCTGGGTGACGCTCGCCGACATCGAAGCGGCGATCGCCGAGAAGCGCCGCTGGATCTTCAACAAGCTCGCCGAATGGCAGACGCGAACCGAGCAGCGCGCGCTGCCGCAGATCGACTGGAAGGAAGGCGCGCAGATTCCGTATCTCGGCAAGCCCGTCAGCATCGCGCTCGCGTCGGCGAAGGGCGCGCTCTGCTTCGATGCGGCCGCCGCGACGCTCGAGCTCGGCCTGCCCGCGCACGCGAGCGAGCAGCAGATCAAGGATCGCGTGCAGGGCTGGCTGCAGAACGAGGCCAAGCGGATCTTCGGCGAGCGGCTGGCGATGTATGCGGAGAAGCTCGGCGTCACGTATTCGATGTATGCGCTGTCGTCGGCCGCGACGCGCTGGGGCAGTTGCTCGAGCGACGGCAAGATCCGCCTGAACTGGCGGCTCGTCCACTTCCCGATGTCGATCGTCGATTACGTCGTCGCGCACGAGCTGTCGCATCTGCGCGAGATGAACCATAGCCCGGCGTTCTGGCAGACGGTCGAATCGATCTTCCCGGAATTCCGCGAAGCGCGGCATACGCTGAAGCACCATCCGCCGGAGCTGCTGCCGGCGCTCTGAGCGCCGCGCGTCGATGGTGCGACCGCCCGCTCGCTGGCGATTCGGCTTGCAAACCTCGAACGGGAAACGCTCGCCGCGGCCGAGCGCCGCCGCAGCATCCGACACGGGCCGGTCTTCATCGTCACGACTGCCGGCCGACTGACGCCGGCCCGGATCGATTCAACCGGCTCGGTCTTCTTTTCCTCGCACTGCGTTCGTCCCGCATCGCACATCCGACGCATCCGCGCGACGGCATGCAGCGCATTACCCGCAGCGGCGCTCGAACCCGCGCGGCACCCGCCCGCGAACGCAACCGCGCCGCTGCGTGGCGCAGCCGAAGCCAAGCAAGATCATGGGAACGAACAACGACGCGGTACGCATGCTCGATCGCATCGCGCACCGCAGGCCGGCGCGGAGCGCCGCAGCGCCCCGCGCGGTGAGACTGCGCTCAGTGAATCTTCCGCTGAATGAACTCGATCTTGTAGCCGTCCGGATCTTCGACGAACGCGATCACCGTCGATCCGTGCTTCATCGGCCCGGCTTCGCGCGTGACCTTGCCGCCTTGCGCCTTGATCTGCTCGCACGCCTTGTACGCGTCGTCGACCTCGAGCGCGAGATGGCCGAAGCCCGTGCCGAGCTCGTACGACTTCGTGTCCCAGTTGTGGGTGAGCTCGATGACCGTGTGGTCCCGCTCGTCGCCGTAGCCGACGAACGCGAGCGTGAATTTCCCGTCCGGATAGTCGTCGCGGCGCAGCAATTTCATGCCGAGCAGCTCGGTGTAGAACTTGATCGAGCGGTCGAGATCGCCGACTCGCAGCATCGTGTGAAGCAAACGCATGATGGGTACTCCGTGGGGACTTGCTTGAACGTGCGAATGTACCAGACCCGCGCGATTCCCGCCGGCACGCGCCTCGTCCATCCGGGCAGCAGGGGCGATGCGCGGCGCGCGGCGCGATCGGTTAAGATCGTCGCGGCGGGCTCGCGATGCGTGCGCCGCAACGCTGCCTGCCGCGCTGCGCGACGACGTCCGCCCGGTCGGCGTCCCGTAACGAATCGAAGATCCGAACAACCCTCTCCGACCGCCGATCCCATCGGCCTGCGAACCGTGCGAACCCATTTCTTCGAACCGAGCCGGCCCGCCGAGCGCCCGGCCGGCGTCCCGTTCTCGGCTCACGCCGCCGTTTTCAGGAGCGCCCGATGAGCGCCGTCGCCTATGCGCCGGCGCGCCCGTCGCTCGATTTGCGCGCGATCGGCGTGATGGTTCTGCTGTGCGCGATCTGGGGCTTCCAGCAAGTCGCGATCAAGAGCGCAACGCACGCGATCCCGCCGATGCTCCAGGCCGGGCTGCGCTCAGCGATCGCGGCCATCGGCGTGTGGGCATGGGCGGGCGCGCGCGGCACGCCGCTCTTTCGCGCGGACGGCACGTTCGGCGCGGGCGTCGCCGCAGGCACGCTGTTCGCGGGCGAGTTCGTCTGCCTCTTCTTCGGCCTCACGCTGACGAGCGCCGCACGCATGGCGATCTTTCTCTACACGGCGCCGTGCTTCACCGCGCTCGGGCTGCACCTGTTCGCGCCCGGCGAGAAGATGCGCCGCACGCAATGGACGGGCGTCGCGATCGCGTTCGCGGGCATCGCCGTCGCATTCGCCGACGGCTTCGCACGGCCGGCCGCGGACGGCGCATCGGCGCTCGCCGGACTCGCGGGCGACGCGCTCGGCGTGCTCGGCGGCGTGATGTGGGCGGCGACGACGGTCGTCGTGCGCTCGACGTCGCTCGCTCGCGCGACCGCGAGCAAGACGCTGTTCTACCAGTTGACGGTGTCGTCGGCCGTGCTGCTGGGGCTCGCCGTCATGACCGGACAGACGACGCTCGCGCACGTGACGCCGCTCGCCGTCGCGAGCCTCGCGTATCAGGGCGTGATCGTCGCGTTCGCGAGCTATCTCGCGTGGTATTGGCTGCTGACGCGCTACAGCGCGGCGCGGCTTTCCGTGTTCACGTTCCTCGCGCCGCTCTTCGGCGTGAGCTTCGGCGTGCTGCTGCTCGGCGATTCGGTCGATGCGCGCTTCGGCGCGGCGGCCGTGCTCGTGCTGGCGGGCATCGGGCTCGTCAACGCGCCGCCGCGCGGCGACGGCAAGTAAGTGCATGCGGGGTTGGTCGAGAGAAATGGAGGCCGGCGCAAATCGCTGCGCCGATGGGCTGATGTGCCACCGTGCCGACGTGCTCACGCGTGGATCTGCAAGCGCGCCGACGTGTCGACGTGCATGTGCCGGCGTGCCGATACGCCAATGCGCTGATGTGTCGGCACGGATACGCCGATGCGCGCAGCGTGAGGATTGCAGGCTTCGGCCCTGAAGAAGCGTTGTCGACGGCACCGCGAAAGCCACCGCGCAGCCATGCCGTCGCCGCGCCCTGGCCCGCCACGCGGCAAGACCGCCGCGTATCGACGATCGACCGCGCATAGATCGAGAAAGCCCCTCGTCCGAGGCCAGCGCGCGGATGCATGCTTACGGCGTCGCGCCCCGCAACCGAAAAGAAGCGATGCCGGAAGCAATCCGCGCAACGACGAAGCCGCCCCAAGCGCCCCCTATCGCCGGCGCCGACCGGACAAAATCGCGCGACGCGCCCTGCCCCGTCAGCCGCCGATCAGCCGCCCGCGCGCCGCGCGCCGACCGCCTGCGCGACGCGCACGTACTCGTCGACATCGACATCTTCCGCGCGTCGCGCGAGATCGAAGCCGAGCGCATCGAAATCGACGAGATCGCGATAGCCGCCGAGCGTGTTGCGCAGCATCTTGCGGCGCTGCGAGAATGCGGCCGTCACGACTTCGCCGAGCGCCGCCGGATCGACGGTCTGCAACTCGTGCGGCGCATGCGGGATCATCCGCACGATCGCCGAATCGACCTTCGGCGGCGGCTGGAACGATTCGGGCGGCACGTCGATCAGCTTGTCCATCGTGTAGCGGTACTGAAGCATCACCGACAGCCGGCTGAACGCCTTCGTGCCCGGCTCCGCGACCATCCGCTCGACGACCTCGTTCTGCAGCATGAAATGCTGGTCGATCACGACGTGCGCGAACGACATCAGATGGAACAGCAGCGGGCTCGAAATGTTGTACGGCAGATTGCCGATGATCCGCAGCGACGGCTTGTCGCCTGGCAGGGCGAGCGAGCCGAAGTCGAACGCGAGCGCGTCGCCCGCGTGCAGCTCGAGCAGGTCGCCGAAGCGCTGCTTCAGGCGGCCGATCAGGTCGCGGTCGAGCTCGACCGCGTGCAGCGGCGAGCCGGGCGTCGCGAGCCGCGCGATCACGGGCCCCGTCAGCGCGCCGAGGCCCGGCCCGATTTCGACCATCCGCTCGCCGCGCTCGGGCCGGATCGCCGCGACGATCGCGTCGATCACGCCGTGATCGACGAGAAAGTTCTGCCCGAAGCGCTTGCGCGCGAAATGCCCTTGGTGCTGTCTGCTGTTCGACATCGAAAAATAGAAAAACGGATGACGCGAAAATTCAGCCCGCGCGCCGATGGCGCGCCATCGTCACGGCGGTATCGATCGCGGCGACGAGGCTGCCCGGATCGGCGCGGCCCGTACCGGCGAGATCGAGCGCGGTGCCGTGATCGACCGACGTGCGGATGATCGGCAGGCCGAGCGTGACGTTGATGCCCTCGCCGAACGTCGCGTACTTGAGGACCGGCAGCCCCTGGTCGTGGAACATCGCGAGCACGCAATCCGCGTGCTCGAGGTAGCGCGGCTGGAACAGCGTGTCGGCGGGATAAGGCCCGCGCGCGTCGATGCCCGCGGCCCGCGCGCGCACAAGCGCCGGCTCGATCACGTCGATTTCCTCGCGGCCGAGATAACCGTTCTCGCCCGCGTGCGGATTGAGGCCCGTCACGAGAATGCGCGGTGCGGCGAGACCGAAGCTGCGGCGCAGGTCGCGGTCGACGATCGCGAGCGTATCGGCGAGGCCGTCGATGGTCAGCGCGGCCGACACGTCCTTGAGCGGCAGGTGCGTCGTCGCGAGCGCGACGCGCAGCGGCCGCTCGCCCGTGCCCGCGAGCATCATCACGACGTGCGGCGTATGCGTGCGCTCGGCGAGATATTCGGTATGGCCGGTGAACGGCACGCCGGCATCGTTGATCGTGCTCTTTTGCAGCGGCGCGGTGACGATCGCGTCGAATGCGCCGGCGACCGCGCCGTCGATCGCCGCGTCGAGCAGATCGAGCACGTAGCGCCCGTTCGCCGGATTCAGCTTGCCCGCTTCGGCGGGTGCGGCGAGCGCGCGATGCGCGACCGCGACATGCGCGTTTGCGACATGCGCGTTTGCGACATGCGCGTCTGCGACATGCGCGTCTGCACCGCTCGCCGTCATGCGCGCCCAATCGACGCCGACCGCGGCTGCGCGCTCGGCGATCAGGCCCGCGTCGCCGAGCACCGTGAAGCGCGCGTCGGGCCAGCGCGCCGCCGCGTCGGCGAGTGCACGGGCCGTCAGCTCGGGGCCGACGCCGGCCGGCTCGCCGGTCGTGATCGCGATGCGCAGCGGCTGCGGGCTGGCGGACATGTTTCGGCTACGCGCTTATTGGACGACAGGCAGCTTGACCTGCACGTACGACGAGTCGCGCAGCTCGCGCAGCCAGTCCGAGTACGCCTGCTCGGCCTTGCGCTGGCCGATCGCCTGGCGCGCGATGTCCATCTGCTGCTGCACCGAGCCTTCCGCGTCGCGGCGGCCGAGCACCTGAATCAGGTGGTAGCCGTACTCGGTGCGCACCGGGTTGCTGACCTGGCCATCCTGCAGGCTGTTCATCGCACGCTCGAATTCCGGCACCGTCTCGCCCGGGCTGATCCAGCCGAGATCACCGCCTTGCGACGCCGAGCCGTCCTGCGAGTAGGTGCGCGCGAACTTCTCGAAATCGCCGCCCGCCTCGACCTGCCGGCGGATGTCGATCAGTTGCTGGCGCGCCTGCGATTCCGACTTGCCTTCGCCGACGCGCAACAGAATGTGGCGCACGTGCGTCTGCACGATCTTCGGCGACGCGGCCGACACGCTCTGGCTCGCGCGGCGGTCGACGAGACGCACGATCTCGAAGCCGTCCGGCACGCGGACGAGCGTCGGGTTGACCTGGCCGGGACGCAGCTTCGACACCGCGTCGACGACGTCGGACGGCAGCGACGACGGCGACTTGAAGCCGAGATCGCCGCCCTTCTTCGCATCGTCGGCTTCCGAATTGTTCTTCGCGAGCCGCTCGAAATCGACGCCTGACGCGAGCGCCTGCTGCAGCAGGCCTTCCGCCTTCTTCTGCGCGACGTCGATGTCGGCTTGCGGCGCGCTGGTCGGCGCCTTCACGAAGATGTGCTCGAGCCGCAGATCCTGCTGCGAGCCGGCGTTCGGGCCGCGCTGGCTCGCGATGTAGCTCGCGACTTCGGCGTCCGACACGGTGATCTTGCCGT harbors:
- a CDS encoding lysophospholipid acyltransferase family protein, with the protein product MRFVRSLLLFVYFIVYTALYATACFIAFPFLRPNARYWMAAGWCKSTLFVARWLNGIRYRVEGFENLPDGPAVLLPKHQSAWETVALPALMPKPLCYVFKRELLYVPFFGWALGMLHMVHINRKDGKNAFDSVIRQGRARMADGAWVIMFPEGTRTPVGSQGKYKTGGARFAIGAGAPVVPIAHNAGRVWPRNSFMKYPGTVTVSIGKPIDTQGLTPDQLNERVENWIEAEMRRIDPDAYRHERDGARGADRASDAART
- a CDS encoding M48 family metallopeptidase, which gives rise to MPKRPRPRPAVVALDHRQLDLPLFDGPAASPSPASPSAVPPASSVAPAAPAAPPDADRSRRRTLALDGRVLEYKLKRSARRTIGFAIDGSGLTITAPRWVTLADIEAAIAEKRRWIFNKLAEWQTRTEQRALPQIDWKEGAQIPYLGKPVSIALASAKGALCFDAAAATLELGLPAHASEQQIKDRVQGWLQNEAKRIFGERLAMYAEKLGVTYSMYALSSAATRWGSCSSDGKIRLNWRLVHFPMSIVDYVVAHELSHLREMNHSPAFWQTVESIFPEFREARHTLKHHPPELLPAL
- the gloA gene encoding lactoylglutathione lyase; protein product: MRLLHTMLRVGDLDRSIKFYTELLGMKLLRRDDYPDGKFTLAFVGYGDERDHTVIELTHNWDTKSYELGTGFGHLALEVDDAYKACEQIKAQGGKVTREAGPMKHGSTVIAFVEDPDGYKIEFIQRKIH
- a CDS encoding DMT family transporter, encoding MSAVAYAPARPSLDLRAIGVMVLLCAIWGFQQVAIKSATHAIPPMLQAGLRSAIAAIGVWAWAGARGTPLFRADGTFGAGVAAGTLFAGEFVCLFFGLTLTSAARMAIFLYTAPCFTALGLHLFAPGEKMRRTQWTGVAIAFAGIAVAFADGFARPAADGASALAGLAGDALGVLGGVMWAATTVVVRSTSLARATASKTLFYQLTVSSAVLLGLAVMTGQTTLAHVTPLAVASLAYQGVIVAFASYLAWYWLLTRYSAARLSVFTFLAPLFGVSFGVLLLGDSVDARFGAAAVLVLAGIGLVNAPPRGDGK
- the rsmA gene encoding 16S rRNA (adenine(1518)-N(6)/adenine(1519)-N(6))-dimethyltransferase RsmA; the encoded protein is MSNSRQHQGHFARKRFGQNFLVDHGVIDAIVAAIRPERGERMVEIGPGLGALTGPVIARLATPGSPLHAVELDRDLIGRLKQRFGDLLELHAGDALAFDFGSLALPGDKPSLRIIGNLPYNISSPLLFHLMSFAHVVIDQHFMLQNEVVERMVAEPGTKAFSRLSVMLQYRYTMDKLIDVPPESFQPPPKVDSAIVRMIPHAPHELQTVDPAALGEVVTAAFSQRRKMLRNTLGGYRDLVDFDALGFDLARRAEDVDVDEYVRVAQAVGARRAGG
- the pdxA gene encoding 4-hydroxythreonine-4-phosphate dehydrogenase PdxA; this encodes MSASPQPLRIAITTGEPAGVGPELTARALADAAARWPDARFTVLGDAGLIAERAAAVGVDWARMTASGADAHVADAHVANAHVANAHVAVAHRALAAPAEAGKLNPANGRYVLDLLDAAIDGAVAGAFDAIVTAPLQKSTINDAGVPFTGHTEYLAERTHTPHVVMMLAGTGERPLRVALATTHLPLKDVSAALTIDGLADTLAIVDRDLRRSFGLAAPRILVTGLNPHAGENGYLGREEIDVIEPALVRARAAGIDARGPYPADTLFQPRYLEHADCVLAMFHDQGLPVLKYATFGEGINVTLGLPIIRTSVDHGTALDLAGTGRADPGSLVAAIDTAVTMARHRRAG